One genomic window of Brevundimonas vesicularis includes the following:
- a CDS encoding CsbD family protein, translating into MADHDRIEGAAKNMGGKVKEGVGKMTGDTKLQAEGKADQVEGKVQNTVGGVKDSLRDKA; encoded by the coding sequence ATGGCTGATCACGACCGTATCGAAGGCGCCGCCAAGAACATGGGCGGCAAGGTCAAGGAAGGCGTCGGCAAGATGACCGGCGACACCAAGCTGCAAGCCGAGGGCAAGGCTGATCAAGTCGAAGGCAAGGTCCAGAATACTGTCGGCGGCGTCAAGGACAGCCTCCGCGACAAGGCCTAA
- a CDS encoding histidine kinase dimerization/phosphoacceptor domain -containing protein produces the protein MGRHGYAVTCAPDGDAGLELLQQGEYDICALDHYMPTRDGLDVLPDILALTAPPPVVYVTGAQDGRIAVAALRAGAADYVIKDVSEDFTSLLRSALEDALSRGRLERENELAQEEIRRARDRAEAMLREVNHRVGNSLQLVSSFMSLQMRHVTDQGAKDALRESQARIEAVAHVHRRLYTSGDMSHVAMDEYLVGLMDELSKSIGPDDGSPKLTLDAEPLSVTTDQAVSIGVIVTELVTNAVKYAYAPGQGGEIRIHMRRENENRVMLTVEDDGPGMGDGTPKGTGLGGKIISAMASGLRSAVEFDGAHKGVRARLSFDL, from the coding sequence TTGGGGCGTCACGGCTATGCCGTCACCTGCGCGCCGGATGGCGATGCGGGGTTGGAGCTGTTGCAGCAGGGTGAGTACGACATCTGCGCGCTGGACCACTATATGCCGACGCGAGACGGGCTGGACGTCCTGCCGGACATTCTGGCCCTGACGGCCCCGCCGCCCGTCGTCTATGTGACGGGCGCGCAGGATGGGCGGATCGCCGTCGCGGCCCTTCGCGCGGGCGCGGCGGACTATGTCATCAAGGACGTCTCGGAGGACTTCACGTCCCTGTTGCGCTCGGCGCTCGAGGACGCCCTGTCGCGCGGTCGGCTTGAGCGCGAGAACGAACTGGCGCAGGAAGAAATCCGCCGGGCGCGCGATCGGGCCGAGGCGATGCTGCGTGAGGTGAACCACCGCGTCGGCAACTCGCTGCAGCTGGTGTCCAGCTTCATGTCCTTGCAGATGCGCCACGTCACCGATCAGGGCGCCAAGGACGCGCTGCGGGAATCACAGGCGCGCATCGAGGCCGTCGCCCATGTTCACCGCCGCCTCTATACCTCCGGCGACATGAGCCACGTGGCCATGGACGAATATCTGGTCGGGCTGATGGACGAGCTGTCCAAGTCCATCGGGCCGGATGACGGATCGCCCAAGCTGACGCTGGACGCCGAGCCGTTGTCGGTCACGACCGACCAGGCCGTGTCTATCGGCGTCATCGTCACCGAACTGGTCACCAACGCGGTCAAATATGCCTATGCCCCGGGGCAAGGAGGCGAGATCCGCATCCATATGCGCCGCGAGAACGAGAATCGCGTGATGCTGACAGTCGAGGACGACGGTCCTGGCATGGGCGACGGAACGCCCAAGGGCACGGGTCTGGGCGGCAAGATCATTTCCGCCATGGCGTCAGGCCTGCGTTCGGCCGTCGAGTTCGACGGCGCTCACAAGGGCGTGCGCGCCAGGTTGTCGTTCGACCTCTAG
- a CDS encoding NUDIX domain-containing protein, producing the protein MLQFGVRKPASDYRHRATAFGIVERDGLIACVRVERETGPYFDLPGGGLDIEETEVQALIREFVEETGLTVTPLNRIAEASQYFVRSTREPVNNVGGFWTAAVAAENPDAKCEDDHTLVWLDPTFAISRLRHDSHAWAVAVWLRRPS; encoded by the coding sequence ATGTTGCAGTTCGGCGTTCGCAAACCCGCTTCGGATTATCGTCACCGCGCCACCGCGTTCGGCATCGTCGAGCGTGACGGCCTGATCGCCTGTGTGCGCGTGGAACGGGAGACCGGCCCCTATTTCGATCTGCCAGGGGGCGGGTTGGATATCGAGGAGACAGAAGTTCAGGCCCTGATCCGCGAATTCGTCGAGGAAACCGGCCTGACGGTCACGCCGCTGAACCGCATCGCCGAGGCCAGCCAATATTTCGTGCGTTCGACCCGCGAGCCGGTCAACAATGTCGGCGGCTTCTGGACGGCCGCTGTGGCGGCCGAAAATCCCGATGCGAAATGCGAGGACGATCACACACTGGTGTGGCTGGATCCGACCTTCGCCATCTCGCGCTTGCGTCACGATTCTCACGCCTGGGCTGTCGCCGTCTGGCTGCGCCGCCCAAGCTGA
- a CDS encoding response regulator, with protein MTQPVKIIMVEDDHGHAKLIEKNIRRANINNEIKHFDEGGAALDYLFSDEILANGPLLILLDLNLPDMSGTDILEKVKANERLRRAPVVVLTTTDDKVEIQRCYDLGCNVYITKPVDYESFAGAIRQLGLFLSVIQAPEI; from the coding sequence GTGACGCAACCCGTCAAAATCATCATGGTCGAAGACGACCACGGCCACGCCAAGCTGATCGAAAAGAATATCCGCCGGGCCAACATCAACAACGAGATCAAGCACTTTGATGAGGGCGGTGCGGCGCTCGACTATCTGTTCAGCGACGAAATCCTCGCCAATGGCCCGCTGCTGATCCTGCTCGACCTCAATCTGCCGGATATGTCGGGCACGGACATTCTGGAAAAGGTGAAGGCCAACGAGCGCCTTCGCCGCGCGCCGGTCGTCGTGCTGACGACGACCGACGACAAGGTCGAGATCCAGCGCTGCTACGATCTGGGCTGCAACGTCTACATCACCAAGCCGGTGGATTATGAATCCTTCGCCGGCGCGATCCGCCAACTGGGTCTGTTCCTCTCGGTGATCCAGGCGCCGGAGATCTGA